From a region of the Pseudoxanthomonas sp. X-1 genome:
- the purT gene encoding formate-dependent phosphoribosylglycinamide formyltransferase has protein sequence MTTLGTPRSPSATRVLLLGSGELGKEVAIELQRFGVEVIAADRYADAPAMQVAHRSHVLDMLDPAALRALIAQERPHLVVPEIEAIHTPTLVELEADGLHVIPTARAARLTMDREGIRRLAAETLGLPTSPYRFVDTREDYLAAVAAIGLPCVVKPLMSSSGKGQSTLRGEADIAPAWDYAQTGGRAGAGRCIVEGFIDFDYEITLLTVRHAGGTSFCAPIGHWQKDGDYRESWQPQPMSAAALARAQQIARAVTDDLGGRGLFGVELFVKSDAVWFSEVSPRPHDTGLVTLVSQDLSEFALHARAILGLPVGAGDGETIAALAPSASCAMLAQGHGVPVFAHVEAALAAPDTALRLFGKPRVEGQRRVGVTLARGADVDAARAKARQAAAAIEITLA, from the coding sequence ATGACCACGCTCGGCACGCCGCGCTCGCCTTCCGCCACCCGCGTCCTGCTGCTCGGCTCGGGCGAACTGGGCAAGGAGGTCGCCATCGAGCTGCAGCGCTTCGGCGTGGAGGTGATCGCCGCCGACCGCTATGCCGACGCGCCGGCCATGCAGGTCGCCCACCGCAGCCACGTGCTGGACATGCTCGACCCGGCCGCGCTGCGCGCGCTGATCGCGCAGGAGCGGCCGCACCTGGTCGTGCCGGAGATCGAGGCCATCCACACCCCGACCCTGGTCGAGCTGGAAGCCGACGGCCTGCACGTCATCCCGACCGCGCGCGCCGCGCGCCTGACCATGGACCGCGAAGGCATCCGCCGCCTGGCGGCCGAGACGCTGGGCCTGCCGACCTCGCCGTACCGCTTCGTCGACACGCGCGAGGACTACCTCGCCGCGGTCGCGGCCATCGGCCTGCCGTGCGTGGTCAAGCCGCTGATGTCCTCCTCGGGCAAGGGCCAGAGCACGCTGCGCGGCGAGGCCGACATCGCCCCGGCCTGGGACTACGCCCAGACCGGCGGCCGCGCCGGCGCCGGGCGCTGCATCGTCGAGGGCTTCATCGACTTCGATTACGAGATCACCCTGCTGACCGTGCGTCACGCCGGCGGCACCAGCTTCTGCGCGCCGATCGGCCACTGGCAGAAGGACGGCGACTATCGCGAGAGCTGGCAGCCGCAGCCGATGAGCGCGGCCGCGCTGGCGCGCGCCCAGCAGATCGCGCGCGCGGTAACCGACGACCTGGGCGGGCGCGGGCTGTTCGGCGTGGAGCTGTTCGTCAAGAGCGATGCGGTGTGGTTCTCCGAGGTGTCCCCGCGCCCGCACGACACCGGCCTGGTGACGCTGGTGTCGCAGGACCTGAGCGAGTTCGCGCTGCACGCGCGCGCCATCCTCGGCCTGCCGGTGGGCGCCGGCGATGGCGAGACGATCGCGGCGCTCGCGCCTTCGGCTTCGTGCGCGATGCTGGCCCAAGGCCATGGCGTGCCGGTGTTCGCCCACGTCGAAGCCGCGCTGGCCGCGCCGGACACGGCGCTGCGCCTGTTCGGCAAGCCGCGCGTGGAAGGTCAGCGCCGCGTCGGCGTCACCCTGGCCCGCGGCGCCGACGTCGACGCCGCCCGCGCCAAGGCGCGCCAGGCCGCCGCCGCGATCGAGATCACCCTGGCCTGA
- a CDS encoding nucleotidyltransferase domain-containing protein, whose product MSWAALGETLQPRHRQALDELMAWLPQIVEPAGVVVSGSIVRGNPGPSSDLDVVILHDGAWRRRVQRRFNGVPAELFFNSRAWLLHAIHNEADAGRPVMAHMLATGVLVTDTRGAMADLQRLAAERLRRGPGLDEPALTRERYAAATLVEDALDFVVEPDAADAVQARALAVEALVAYHSLRQGQFLPRPKERLALLSQADPALAARLRLALTGAGGQASDALRAASDQILGVAGFFEWDSGIDPSPPPVAGG is encoded by the coding sequence ATGTCGTGGGCCGCACTGGGCGAGACGTTGCAGCCGCGGCATCGGCAGGCCCTCGACGAGCTCATGGCCTGGCTGCCGCAGATCGTCGAACCGGCGGGCGTGGTCGTGTCGGGCAGCATCGTGCGCGGCAATCCCGGGCCCTCCAGCGATCTGGATGTGGTCATCCTCCATGACGGCGCGTGGCGCCGGCGCGTGCAGCGCCGCTTCAACGGCGTGCCGGCCGAGCTGTTCTTCAATTCCCGCGCCTGGCTGCTGCACGCGATCCACAACGAGGCCGACGCGGGCCGGCCGGTGATGGCGCACATGCTGGCCACCGGTGTCCTGGTGACCGATACGCGCGGCGCGATGGCGGACCTGCAGCGCCTTGCTGCGGAACGGCTGCGGCGCGGCCCCGGCCTGGACGAGCCCGCCCTGACGCGCGAGCGCTACGCGGCGGCCACGCTGGTGGAGGATGCATTGGACTTCGTCGTCGAGCCCGACGCCGCCGATGCGGTGCAGGCCCGCGCGCTGGCGGTGGAGGCGCTGGTCGCCTACCACAGCCTGCGGCAAGGCCAGTTCCTGCCCCGGCCCAAGGAGCGCCTGGCGCTGCTCTCGCAAGCCGACCCGGCGCTGGCGGCGCGGTTGCGCCTGGCGCTCACCGGCGCGGGCGGGCAGGCCAGCGACGCGCTGCGCGCTGCCTCCGATCAGATCCTGGGCGTGGCCGGCTTCTTCGAATGGGATTCGGGCATCGATCCATCGCCGCCGCCGGTCGCGGGCGGCTGA